From the genome of Geminocystis herdmanii PCC 6308, one region includes:
- the hrcA gene encoding heat-inducible transcriptional repressor HrcA, translating into MTVQIILNERHRKILQATVKHYIATAEPVGSKTLIDEYDFSVSSATIRNVMGKLEKAGFLYQPHISAGRIPSDSGYRVYVDQLIDTENTMKFPVDRIINDTIKTVSGRYEILFQKITNILADLSGCIALITLPQIASNILHHLQLVRLANDQIMLVMVIDNYQTESILLDSQQLKIPHDDDCQEMIDRELEILSNFLNHKLKGKSLTEISSLDWSELSNDFLVYADFINNLLNKIKANYRLSNNTTILTQGLSKLVQQPEFAHIEQIKILLKLIEKEQDQLFPLVFNTQENQLCQKVKISIGSENPLESMQFCSLISAYYYQGEYPAGSVGIIGPTRIAYEYAIALVESTADYLSKQL; encoded by the coding sequence ATGACTGTTCAAATTATACTCAATGAACGCCATCGCAAAATTTTACAGGCAACCGTAAAACATTATATTGCGACTGCCGAGCCTGTTGGCTCAAAAACTTTAATCGATGAATATGATTTTAGCGTTAGTTCTGCTACTATTCGTAATGTGATGGGGAAGTTAGAAAAGGCTGGTTTTCTTTATCAACCTCATATTTCGGCGGGGAGAATCCCCTCTGATTCTGGTTATCGTGTTTATGTAGATCAATTAATTGATACTGAAAATACGATGAAATTTCCAGTCGATCGAATCATAAATGATACCATAAAAACGGTTTCTGGTCGTTACGAAATTTTGTTTCAAAAAATCACTAATATTTTGGCAGATTTAAGTGGTTGTATTGCTTTAATTACTTTGCCTCAAATTGCTAGTAATATTCTTCATCATTTGCAACTGGTTCGATTAGCTAATGATCAAATAATGTTAGTCATGGTAATTGACAATTATCAAACGGAATCTATTTTACTTGATAGTCAACAATTAAAGATACCCCATGATGATGATTGTCAGGAAATGATCGATCGAGAGTTAGAAATATTATCTAATTTTTTGAACCACAAATTAAAGGGAAAATCTTTGACAGAAATCAGTAGTTTAGATTGGAGTGAATTAAGTAATGATTTTTTAGTTTATGCTGATTTTATTAATAATTTATTAAATAAAATTAAAGCTAATTATCGTTTATCTAACAATACAACTATTTTGACTCAAGGATTATCAAAATTAGTACAACAACCTGAGTTTGCTCATATAGAACAAATAAAGATTTTACTAAAATTGATTGAAAAAGAACAAGATCAGCTTTTTCCTTTAGTTTTTAATACTCAAGAAAATCAATTATGTCAAAAGGTAAAAATTTCGATCGGCTCTGAAAACCCCTTAGAATCGATGCAATTTTGTAGTTTAATTTCTGCCTATTATTATCAAGGGGAATATCCTGCAGGAAGTGTCGGTATTATTGGACCTACTCGCATCGCCTATGAATATGCGATCGCACTGGTAGAATCCACCGCCGATTATCTATCAAAACAACTGTAA
- a CDS encoding E3 ubiquitin ligase family protein: protein MLLGIILIIIGIVLFIIRQIQAKELLSLQSARQTNIEELISTANSISQEIGGGDWRDYVKIWGKITVNKPILSELKQEPCVYYKMKVQREYEEKEITSDSKGNRQERMVKKTETISENVRSIPFFLEDKTGRIIVNPEEGKIDTIKILDEFRNESSEGGMLQFGNFSLMLNNNFLNSSRRIFGYRYKESILPIDREILVIGQVSDETGDLRIHKPSNNQEKFMISLKTNEALIHSYGQNQQNLFYGFISCIVIGIVIIFISM from the coding sequence ATGTTATTGGGAATTATTTTGATAATTATCGGAATTGTACTTTTTATTATTCGACAAATTCAAGCCAAAGAATTACTAAGTTTACAATCCGCTAGACAAACAAATATCGAGGAATTAATTAGTACAGCTAACTCTATTAGTCAGGAAATAGGTGGAGGAGATTGGCGAGATTATGTCAAAATATGGGGAAAAATAACCGTCAATAAACCTATATTATCAGAACTTAAACAAGAACCCTGTGTTTATTATAAAATGAAAGTACAACGGGAATATGAGGAAAAAGAAATCACCTCTGATAGTAAAGGTAATCGACAAGAAAGAATGGTAAAAAAAACTGAAACTATTTCCGAAAATGTTCGATCGATCCCTTTTTTTTTAGAAGATAAAACTGGTAGAATTATAGTTAATCCTGAAGAAGGAAAAATCGACACTATTAAAATTTTAGATGAATTTCGCAACGAATCCAGCGAAGGAGGAATGTTGCAATTTGGTAACTTTTCTTTGATGTTAAATAATAATTTTTTAAACAGTAGTCGGCGTATATTCGGTTATCGTTATAAAGAATCAATTTTACCCATAGACAGAGAAATATTAGTCATCGGACAAGTTAGTGATGAAACAGGAGATTTAAGGATACATAAACCCTCGAATAATCAAGAAAAATTCATGATTTCCCTCAAAACTAATGAGGCTTTAATTCACAGTTACGGGCAAAATCAACAAAACTTATTTTATGGTTTTATTAGCTGTATTGTTATTGGTATTGTTATAATTTTTATCTCAATGTAA
- a CDS encoding response regulator transcription factor — MKILIVEDDLRIAQNLAEFLGKKHYIIEIAYDGETGYDLAQMGNYDLIILDLTLPKMDGITICQKLRKNKCQSLILMLTARDTNLDQVTGLDAGADDYIIKPFDLQLLLARIRALSRRNSPHLTSIKTWEDLTLDTNKYEVKYQDKLVNLSPKEYQLLELFLINCDRTLTKEIIIDQLWSMEEIPQEETVKAHIKGIRKKLKLAGLQTNIIENIYGIGYRLNSYVSS; from the coding sequence ATGAAAATATTAATCGTAGAAGATGATCTCAGAATTGCTCAGAATTTAGCTGAATTTCTGGGAAAAAAACACTATATTATAGAAATAGCTTATGATGGAGAAACTGGTTATGATTTAGCTCAAATGGGTAATTATGATTTGATTATTCTTGATTTAACTTTACCGAAAATGGATGGTATTACTATTTGTCAAAAATTAAGAAAAAATAAATGTCAGTCATTAATTCTCATGTTAACGGCAAGAGACACTAATTTAGATCAAGTTACTGGTTTAGATGCTGGAGCGGATGACTATATTATTAAACCTTTTGATTTACAATTATTATTAGCAAGAATCAGGGCTTTATCAAGAAGAAATAGTCCCCATTTAACTTCTATTAAAACTTGGGAAGACTTGACTTTAGATACTAATAAATATGAAGTAAAATATCAAGATAAATTAGTTAATTTAAGTCCGAAAGAATATCAATTATTAGAACTATTTTTAATAAATTGCGATCGAACCCTTACTAAAGAAATAATTATAGATCAACTATGGTCAATGGAAGAAATACCTCAAGAAGAAACAGTAAAAGCCCATATTAAAGGAATTAGAAAAAAACTTAAATTAGCAGGATTACAAACTAACATTATAGAAAATATTTACGGTATTGGCTATCGTTTAAATTCCTATGTTTCCTCATAA
- a CDS encoding sensor histidine kinase — MIAILGSTSLIIYEIISHNLFRQFENNALKTATNAGLILDLVKHEHEEYFKPNDFNLTLKDLINRSEANINIANNNVYKNNPYFFGNQDISIQWLNEEKKVLVKEGNLIIQWEEFSPSKINKYYDYQNNLFSLILPIKNHKNDQLIGYIKIIESTGFLKNNLFWLKISLILGGGFALILTTGGAFLLTKQSLQPIIASFQELKQFTADASHELRTPLTVIKTSADLVLNNHEEISQDNLHKIKTIVSATEEMNILVNDLLLLARMDKEITEKEKFFIKLPLDEICEDLFDLLEVQAQSSQITLKCDLTPNLWIKGNASHVQRLLTNILSNALQYTPKKGKVIFTLKKELHWAIITVEDTGIGINSQELKNIFHRFWRGEGGRSHRKEGSGLGLAIAEKIAIHHGGKITVESVLSQGSTFRIYLPIIG; from the coding sequence ATGATAGCAATTTTAGGTTCGACAAGTTTAATTATTTATGAAATTATCTCCCATAATTTATTCCGACAATTTGAAAATAATGCTCTAAAAACGGCAACAAATGCAGGATTAATTTTAGATTTAGTCAAACATGAACATGAGGAATATTTTAAACCTAATGATTTCAACCTAACATTAAAAGATTTAATTAATAGAAGTGAAGCAAATATAAATATTGCTAACAATAATGTATATAAAAATAATCCTTATTTTTTTGGTAATCAAGATATATCAATACAATGGTTAAATGAAGAAAAAAAAGTTTTAGTAAAAGAAGGTAATTTAATCATACAATGGGAAGAATTTTCTCCTAGTAAAATAAACAAATATTATGACTATCAAAATAACTTATTTTCCCTTATTTTACCGATCAAAAACCATAAAAATGATCAACTAATTGGCTATATAAAAATTATAGAATCAACAGGTTTTCTCAAAAATAATTTATTTTGGTTGAAAATCAGTCTAATTTTAGGGGGCGGATTCGCCTTAATCTTAACCACTGGTGGGGCATTTTTACTGACAAAACAATCATTACAACCAATTATTGCCAGTTTTCAAGAATTAAAACAATTTACCGCCGATGCTTCCCACGAATTACGCACCCCTTTAACGGTGATTAAAACTTCTGCTGACTTAGTTTTAAATAACCATGAGGAAATAAGTCAAGATAATCTCCATAAAATCAAAACCATCGTTTCTGCTACAGAAGAAATGAATATTTTAGTTAATGATTTACTATTATTGGCGAGAATGGATAAAGAAATCACAGAGAAGGAAAAATTCTTTATTAAACTTCCCCTTGATGAGATTTGTGAGGATTTATTCGACTTACTGGAAGTACAAGCACAATCGAGTCAGATAACTTTAAAATGTGATTTAACGCCAAATTTATGGATTAAAGGTAATGCTTCCCATGTACAAAGACTTTTAACAAATATTCTTAGCAATGCTTTACAATACACCCCAAAAAAGGGCAAAGTAATTTTCACCTTAAAAAAAGAATTACATTGGGCAATTATAACTGTCGAAGATACAGGTATCGGTATCAATTCTCAAGAGTTGAAAAATATCTTTCATCGTTTCTGGCGAGGAGAAGGAGGAAGAAGTCACAGAAAAGAAGGTAGTGGTTTAGGTTTAGCCATCGCAGAAAAAATTGCCATTCATCATGGTGGCAAAATCACCGTAGAAAGTGTTTTATCTCAAGGTAGCACTTTCCGAATTTATTTACCGATAATTGGGTGA
- a CDS encoding IS630 family transposase, with product MKELDQFIESNPDSRELKRALAVRMTLQGYSHRAIKKILQVCSGFISKWKEQYIIHGIEALKLGYKGSVGYLSKEEKTELFQWLNSQESLTLGELEYYIAQKYGVTYQAKSSYYDLLDEGQISWKKSQKKNPQKNQDLVDKKKEEIKEYIEKNKEKIELGNLKIFFVDECHLLWGDICGYVWGKKAERIEVPIRNEKERQTYYGGVNYRTGQVFIKDYEVGNTENTINFIKYLISKNKDSQIVIIWDGAKYHISKELKEYLGKINEGKEQEDWLVKCIKLAPNAPEQNPIEDVWLQGKEILRKYWNMCKTFKIVKWLFEWAIKEHIFSFPKLSMYASFS from the coding sequence GTGAAAGAATTAGACCAGTTTATCGAATCAAATCCAGATTCTAGAGAATTAAAAAGGGCATTAGCAGTCAGAATGACCCTTCAAGGTTATTCACATCGGGCAATCAAGAAAATTCTCCAGGTCTGTTCAGGATTTATTAGTAAATGGAAAGAACAATATATTATTCATGGCATAGAAGCACTCAAATTAGGATATAAAGGTTCGGTGGGATATTTGAGTAAAGAGGAAAAAACAGAACTGTTTCAATGGCTAAACAGTCAAGAAAGTTTGACCTTAGGGGAATTAGAATATTATATAGCCCAAAAGTACGGAGTAACTTATCAGGCAAAATCAAGCTATTATGATCTATTAGATGAAGGACAAATATCATGGAAAAAATCCCAAAAGAAAAATCCACAAAAAAATCAAGATTTAGTGGATAAAAAAAAAGAAGAAATAAAGGAATATATCGAGAAAAATAAAGAAAAAATAGAGTTGGGGAACTTAAAAATATTTTTTGTGGATGAATGTCACTTATTATGGGGTGATATTTGTGGATATGTTTGGGGGAAAAAAGCAGAGAGAATAGAAGTGCCAATTAGAAATGAAAAAGAGAGACAAACTTATTATGGGGGAGTAAACTATAGAACAGGACAGGTATTTATTAAGGATTATGAAGTAGGCAATACAGAAAATACAATAAACTTTATAAAATACTTAATATCAAAAAATAAGGATAGTCAAATAGTAATAATTTGGGATGGAGCAAAATATCATATAAGTAAAGAATTAAAGGAGTATTTAGGAAAAATAAATGAGGGAAAAGAACAAGAAGACTGGTTGGTAAAATGTATAAAATTAGCACCAAATGCACCGGAACAAAATCCCATAGAAGATGTCTGGTTACAGGGAAAAGAAATATTAAGAAAATACTGGAATATGTGCAAAACCTTCAAAATAGTAAAGTGGTTATTTGAATGGGCAATTAAAGAACATATATTCAGTTTTCCCAAACTATCAATGTATGCTTCTTTCTCATGA
- a CDS encoding DUF5615 family PIN-like protein: MKFKIDENLPIEFAELLRSQGYNAETVKEENLCGKPDENIIEVCQQENRILVTLDLDFADIRAYPPQNYSGIIVLRASRQDKLYLLSIFAKIIPSLRQETINNTLWIVEENKIRIRT, from the coding sequence TACCCATAGAATTTGCCGAATTGTTACGATCGCAAGGATATAATGCCGAAACAGTTAAAGAAGAAAATCTTTGTGGAAAACCCGATGAAAATATTATTGAAGTTTGTCAGCAAGAAAATAGAATTTTAGTGACATTAGATTTGGATTTTGCTGATATTAGGGCTTATCCTCCTCAAAATTACTCCGGCATTATTGTCTTAAGGGCTTCCCGTCAAGATAAATTATATTTACTCTCGATTTTTGCTAAAATCATCCCTTCATTACGACAAGAAACTATCAATAACACTTTGTGGATTGTTGAAGAAAATAAAATAAGAATTAGAACCTAA